One window of the Synechococcus sp. CC9311 genome contains the following:
- a CDS encoding GTP 3',8-cyclase MoaA: MTMPSPVTDRLARPLGVLRLSLTARCNLSCPYCCPESIEPPGLLTTADQLRLISAACRLGAHTLRLTGGEPLLTERLWPLLDALSLGRQTAAHPFSRLKEVAITTNGSLLNDNKARRLRAAGVDRITISLDAVDGASIARMAGLRSGPEAGNALFARVLAGIDAARAAGFDPAQGGLKLNAVIQRGFNDDQLIPLARLARQQRLQLRLIEYMDVGNRNGWCRDQVMPAQEMIQLLHRHWPIQPIGRPVAGTSRQWSYQDGGGIVGTIASISEPFCSDCNRLRITADGQAFTCLFASEGTDLRQWLREDVADSLLQNALSELWSVRSDRFSEQRGLEQPVNHHAEMAYLGG; this comes from the coding sequence ATGACGATGCCCTCGCCAGTCACTGATCGTCTTGCAAGGCCCCTTGGGGTTTTGAGGCTTTCGCTAACGGCACGGTGCAATTTGTCTTGCCCTTATTGCTGTCCAGAAAGTATTGAGCCGCCCGGTTTACTTACGACCGCAGACCAGCTGCGCTTAATTTCTGCTGCTTGCCGATTAGGTGCCCACACTCTTCGCTTGACCGGTGGTGAACCTTTGCTCACCGAACGCCTTTGGCCGCTTCTTGATGCCCTTTCGCTTGGAAGGCAGACGGCTGCTCACCCCTTCAGCCGTTTGAAAGAGGTTGCTATCACGACCAACGGTTCTCTTCTAAACGACAACAAGGCGAGACGGTTGCGAGCTGCTGGAGTGGATCGCATCACGATCAGCTTGGATGCCGTAGATGGCGCAAGTATCGCGCGAATGGCAGGTTTGCGTTCTGGCCCTGAGGCTGGGAATGCCCTGTTCGCGAGGGTATTGGCTGGAATTGATGCCGCTCGTGCTGCTGGATTTGATCCTGCGCAAGGCGGCCTCAAGCTCAATGCCGTGATCCAACGCGGCTTCAATGATGATCAGTTGATTCCATTGGCGCGTTTGGCCAGGCAACAACGGTTGCAGTTGCGTTTGATCGAATATATGGACGTTGGCAATCGCAATGGCTGGTGCCGTGATCAGGTCATGCCTGCTCAGGAGATGATTCAGCTCCTTCATCGCCATTGGCCGATTCAACCTATTGGTCGACCCGTTGCTGGGACGAGTCGGCAGTGGTCGTATCAAGATGGTGGTGGGATTGTGGGTACGATTGCCTCCATTAGCGAGCCTTTTTGTTCCGATTGCAACCGCTTAAGGATTACAGCCGATGGTCAAGCTTTTACCTGCTTGTTTGCCAGTGAAGGCACCGATTTGCGTCAGTGGCTTCGTGAGGATGTTGCAGATTCGTTGCTGCAAAACGCTCTGAGCGAGTTGTGGTCTGTACGGTCGGACCGTTTTAGTGAGCAGCGTGGGTTAGAGCAGCCAGTAAACCATCATGCCGAGATGGCTTATTTGGGTGGATGA
- a CDS encoding molybdenum cofactor guanylyltransferase, with the protein MGTLLACVLCGGSSRRMGRDKALIPHPKGGCWLTHTVDLCLQLGLEAVVVSSSPSHHALVSKLEGVDCKLDPSPGKGPLAAMLAMFDQDEAQGWLTLPVDMPWLETELLVALIAAWNEQPTLAVVAHDGHTLQPLFGIYPNSSLYRDSIKFQMSADERSWMKWLERVPYRTLGFQAEFLRNANCPADLAPFGT; encoded by the coding sequence GTGGGCACCCTGTTGGCGTGTGTCCTCTGCGGTGGTTCCAGTCGCCGAATGGGCCGAGATAAAGCTTTGATCCCCCATCCAAAGGGAGGCTGTTGGTTGACTCACACTGTCGATTTGTGCCTCCAACTTGGTCTTGAAGCAGTTGTCGTGAGTTCGAGCCCCAGTCACCATGCGCTTGTTTCAAAACTGGAGGGTGTGGATTGCAAGTTAGATCCTTCCCCTGGGAAGGGACCTCTTGCTGCGATGCTCGCCATGTTCGATCAGGACGAAGCCCAAGGCTGGTTAACACTGCCTGTTGATATGCCTTGGTTGGAGACTGAGCTCCTTGTTGCCTTGATTGCAGCCTGGAACGAACAACCCACTTTGGCTGTAGTCGCTCACGATGGTCATACCCTTCAGCCATTGTTTGGTATTTATCCCAATTCCTCTCTTTACCGAGACAGCATCAAATTTCAAATGTCTGCCGATGAGCGAAGTTGGATGAAATGGCTAGAAAGGGTTCCGTATCGGACTCTTGGCTTCCAAGCAGAATTTTTGCGTAATGCCAACTGCCCTGCTGATCTTGCCCCGTTTGGGACATGA
- a CDS encoding MFS transporter produces the protein MLGELWSFQGRYRTLHLTWFAFFLTFVVWFNLAPLATTVKADLGLTLGQIRTVAICNVALTIPARVLIGMLLDKYGPRLTYSSLLVFSVIPCLMFASAQDFNQLVVARLLLSIVGAGFVIGIRMVAEWFPPKEIGLAEGIYGGWGNFGSAFSALTLVGLAGWLSFSGGFELPSGAVLNWRGAIALTGIISAVYGFIYYFNVSDTPPGKTYQKPERTAGLEVTSMRDFWGLLGMNVPFAAILCVLCWRLQKVGFLNAGTYPLALGAVLIWFIFQTWGIIRTNRELIMGTKTYPKEDRYEFKQVAILELTYIVNFGSELAVVSMLPTFFETTFDLPKATAGILASCFAFVNLVARPAGGLISDKLGSRKNTMAFLTGGLGIGYLVMSMIKPGTFSGTTGIIIAVLITMLASFFVQSGEGATFALVPLVKRRVTGQVAGLVGAYGNVGAVTYLTIFSLLPMWMGGGKDPSPEIIAASNSAFFQVLGVAGLIVAFFCFFFLKEPKGSFDDLHEGETASPEFANN, from the coding sequence ATGCTTGGAGAACTCTGGTCGTTCCAGGGGAGATACCGAACTCTTCATCTCACCTGGTTCGCATTTTTTCTGACCTTTGTCGTCTGGTTCAACCTGGCGCCCTTGGCTACCACCGTTAAGGCCGATTTGGGATTAACTCTCGGTCAAATCCGCACCGTTGCCATTTGCAACGTAGCCCTCACGATCCCAGCCCGCGTTCTGATTGGAATGCTCCTCGACAAATACGGGCCTCGACTGACCTATTCCAGCCTGCTGGTTTTTTCAGTCATTCCTTGCCTGATGTTCGCCTCAGCCCAAGACTTCAATCAATTAGTTGTTGCACGCCTGCTTTTATCCATCGTGGGTGCAGGCTTTGTGATCGGGATCCGCATGGTTGCCGAATGGTTCCCACCGAAAGAGATCGGTCTAGCTGAAGGAATCTATGGCGGATGGGGCAATTTCGGATCAGCGTTCTCGGCTTTAACACTTGTAGGACTGGCCGGATGGCTCTCGTTCTCAGGCGGCTTCGAGCTGCCATCAGGCGCTGTCCTTAATTGGCGTGGTGCCATTGCTCTAACAGGGATTATTTCTGCTGTATACGGCTTTATTTATTACTTCAACGTTAGCGATACACCTCCTGGTAAGACTTATCAAAAGCCTGAGCGAACAGCAGGCTTGGAAGTCACATCGATGCGTGATTTCTGGGGTTTGCTGGGGATGAATGTACCGTTTGCCGCCATTCTCTGTGTGCTTTGTTGGCGCCTACAAAAAGTTGGCTTCCTGAATGCAGGAACCTACCCACTAGCCCTAGGGGCTGTTCTGATCTGGTTTATCTTTCAGACCTGGGGAATCATTCGCACCAATCGTGAGCTAATCATGGGTACGAAGACGTACCCCAAAGAAGATCGCTACGAATTCAAGCAGGTTGCCATTCTTGAACTCACTTACATTGTGAACTTCGGATCAGAGTTGGCCGTCGTATCGATGTTGCCAACATTTTTCGAAACCACTTTTGATCTACCCAAGGCAACCGCTGGAATCCTTGCCTCCTGCTTTGCTTTTGTGAATCTTGTCGCTCGCCCAGCTGGTGGTCTGATCTCAGACAAACTCGGCAGTCGTAAGAACACCATGGCATTTTTAACAGGAGGCCTAGGGATTGGTTATCTCGTGATGAGCATGATCAAACCTGGCACGTTCAGCGGAACGACAGGGATCATCATTGCTGTGTTGATCACCATGCTTGCCTCCTTCTTCGTTCAATCAGGAGAAGGGGCTACGTTTGCACTTGTTCCGTTGGTGAAGCGTCGCGTCACGGGCCAAGTCGCTGGTTTGGTTGGTGCATACGGCAACGTCGGAGCTGTGACTTATCTAACGATTTTTAGTCTGCTTCCGATGTGGATGGGTGGGGGTAAAGATCCTTCACCAGAAATCATCGCAGCCTCCAATAGTGCTTTCTTCCAAGTTCTGGGGGTCGCTGGCCTGATTGTTGCTTTCTTCTGCTTCTTTTTCCTCAAAGAACCTAAGGGTTCCTTCGATGACTTACATGAAGGGGAAACAGCGAGTCCTGAATTCGCCAACAACTGA
- a CDS encoding molybdopterin oxidoreductase family protein, whose product MAEQTTSIRSQCPYCGVGCGLDLQPPAKKGEAVRRDADGTPMWTARGDRQHPSSLGQVCIKGATVGETLSRGRLDQPLGRTSLDDDFQPISWDEALERISSQIKTSLEYKGPDSIAMYGSGQFHTEDYYLAQKLLKGALGTNNFDANSRLCMSSAVAGYTRSLGSDGPPCSYEDLDHCTVAFLIGTNTAECHPVLFQRLLKRKKRHPGSVTIVVIDPRQTDTAKAADIHLAVAPGSDLALLHGIAHLVMRENGQDPTFIDNCTDNYDSFFDVVARWTPRRVALFCGIPEKRLREVAQLFHRREKVLSLWSMGVNQRREGTAVVGGIINLHLLTGQIGKEGAGPFSLTGQPNAMGGREAGGLSHLLPGYRQVTNPEHRAEVEQTWGFPKGKISPNPGLTAWQQVEAMERGELDLWWVAATNPLVSMPDLERVKTAMKRCPLVVVSEAYTDSETSHYAHLLLPAAQWSEKSGTMTNSERRVTYCPAFRNPNRESRADWEVFAEIGKRLGFEKQFTYDSAAEVYAEFTALTKKRLCDVSGLSHDVLAKEGPQQWPFPQDSSPSQETKRLYTNQKFSTANGRARFCTDQPLGLAEPPCDTYPLVLTIGRYLGQWHTMTRTAKVKRLTTMHPEPLLEIHPKDADQFAVQHGELAAISSRRGQLTARVLVTDKIRKGTVFLPMHWGFTQTHACEVNALMHDHACPISKQPELKASAVIVAPAVSVIKPIEQHGNRLDILRRMIIPALR is encoded by the coding sequence ATGGCAGAGCAAACCACATCCATTCGCAGTCAATGTCCTTATTGCGGAGTGGGGTGTGGTTTGGACTTACAACCACCAGCAAAAAAGGGGGAGGCCGTCAGGCGAGATGCAGATGGAACCCCCATGTGGACGGCTAGAGGAGATCGACAGCATCCATCAAGTCTCGGTCAAGTTTGCATCAAGGGGGCCACAGTCGGAGAAACCCTATCGAGGGGCCGCCTGGATCAACCCCTCGGTCGAACCAGTCTTGATGATGACTTCCAACCGATCAGTTGGGATGAAGCTCTTGAGCGCATCTCAAGCCAAATCAAAACAAGCCTGGAATACAAGGGACCAGACTCCATCGCCATGTATGGCTCCGGACAATTCCATACCGAAGACTATTATTTGGCTCAAAAACTACTCAAAGGAGCGCTAGGAACTAATAATTTCGACGCCAATTCAAGACTTTGCATGAGTTCTGCCGTCGCGGGTTATACCCGCAGCTTGGGCTCAGATGGTCCCCCATGTAGCTATGAAGACCTAGACCACTGCACTGTGGCGTTTCTCATCGGAACCAACACCGCTGAATGCCATCCAGTGCTCTTTCAACGATTACTTAAACGTAAAAAAAGACATCCTGGCTCTGTCACCATCGTGGTAATTGACCCACGCCAAACCGATACCGCAAAGGCTGCTGACATCCACCTGGCGGTAGCTCCTGGGAGTGACCTTGCCCTCCTTCACGGCATCGCCCACCTGGTGATGCGTGAAAACGGACAGGACCCTACATTTATCGATAATTGCACAGACAACTACGACTCCTTTTTTGATGTCGTAGCCCGCTGGACGCCTAGACGGGTGGCCTTGTTTTGTGGCATTCCTGAAAAACGCCTACGGGAAGTCGCCCAACTTTTTCATCGTCGTGAAAAAGTCTTAAGCCTCTGGTCGATGGGAGTAAATCAACGGCGAGAAGGAACCGCCGTCGTGGGTGGAATCATCAATCTGCACTTATTAACAGGACAAATCGGCAAGGAAGGAGCCGGACCTTTTTCACTGACAGGGCAACCCAACGCCATGGGAGGCAGAGAAGCAGGTGGCCTCTCCCATCTTCTTCCTGGATATCGCCAAGTCACGAACCCAGAGCACCGCGCTGAAGTCGAGCAAACCTGGGGATTTCCCAAAGGGAAAATTTCTCCCAATCCTGGCCTAACGGCCTGGCAACAGGTCGAGGCGATGGAACGAGGAGAGCTGGATTTGTGGTGGGTCGCTGCGACCAACCCTCTCGTGAGCATGCCAGACCTTGAACGCGTAAAAACAGCGATGAAGCGCTGCCCATTAGTCGTTGTTAGTGAAGCTTATACAGACTCAGAAACATCGCATTACGCTCACCTACTTCTACCAGCTGCTCAATGGAGTGAAAAATCAGGAACCATGACCAACTCTGAACGCAGGGTTACTTACTGCCCTGCATTTAGGAATCCCAATCGAGAAAGCCGTGCTGATTGGGAGGTCTTTGCCGAGATCGGAAAGCGGCTTGGTTTTGAAAAACAATTTACATACGATTCTGCGGCTGAGGTCTATGCAGAATTCACAGCACTAACGAAAAAGCGATTATGTGATGTCTCAGGGTTAAGTCATGACGTTTTGGCCAAAGAAGGGCCACAACAATGGCCATTTCCACAAGACAGTTCACCATCTCAAGAGACAAAACGGCTCTACACCAATCAAAAGTTTTCAACCGCGAATGGACGTGCACGATTCTGTACCGACCAACCGCTTGGTCTTGCAGAACCACCCTGTGACACCTACCCACTGGTTCTCACCATTGGCAGATATCTGGGGCAGTGGCACACCATGACGCGCACCGCGAAGGTGAAGCGCTTAACAACGATGCACCCCGAACCTCTGCTTGAGATTCACCCAAAGGATGCCGATCAGTTCGCTGTTCAACATGGAGAACTCGCGGCCATCAGCTCACGCCGCGGTCAACTCACCGCTCGCGTGCTGGTCACAGACAAGATCCGAAAGGGCACGGTGTTTCTTCCGATGCATTGGGGTTTTACGCAAACTCACGCCTGTGAGGTCAATGCGCTGATGCATGACCATGCTTGCCCCATTTCGAAGCAACCTGAATTGAAAGCCAGTGCCGTCATCGTGGCCCCAGCCGTCTCAGTTATCAAACCCATCGAACAGCATGGCAATCGCCTAGATATTTTGCGGCGCATGATCATCCCAGCACTTCGTTGA
- a CDS encoding nitrate reductase associated protein — protein MNQASHCFGFEKDFVGNWRCIPLCVRRKLDLIGVKLKLSHWLEFTQEQRQMLVDWPDELPALNELRKHLRLLTRLMAEGMAKDLPIGVDEPWQVLGELPSIVQESARKKSIEISVSQWASLFELERFALCKLARPGHDHHNLDAAFNEVLG, from the coding sequence ATGAATCAAGCCAGTCATTGCTTTGGGTTTGAGAAAGATTTTGTTGGGAACTGGCGTTGCATTCCTCTTTGTGTACGCCGGAAGCTAGATCTCATCGGCGTCAAGCTGAAATTGAGCCATTGGCTTGAGTTCACTCAGGAACAGCGCCAAATGCTTGTGGATTGGCCTGATGAATTACCAGCATTGAATGAGTTGCGTAAGCACTTGCGACTTCTGACTCGGTTGATGGCAGAGGGGATGGCTAAAGACTTGCCGATTGGGGTTGATGAACCATGGCAAGTGTTGGGAGAGCTACCCAGCATTGTGCAGGAATCGGCTCGAAAGAAATCGATTGAGATCAGTGTTAGCCAATGGGCTTCTTTGTTCGAATTAGAGCGTTTTGCTTTGTGTAAGTTGGCGCGCCCTGGCCATGATCACCACAACTTGGATGCTGCTTTCAACGAAGTGCTGGGATGA
- the moaC gene encoding cyclic pyranopterin monophosphate synthase MoaC, whose amino-acid sequence MEEGLTHLNTAGEVHMVDVGDRRPTKREATARGCLQMQPTTLELIRSGNTPKGDLLAVARVAAIQAAKRTWELIPLCHQLPLSGVEVTIEPDSSLPGLILCCRCSTTNSTGVEMEAMTSVSIGLLTLYDMLKSIDPGMTLGQIALTHKDGGRNGAWSR is encoded by the coding sequence ATGGAAGAAGGCCTCACTCACCTCAACACAGCAGGTGAAGTTCACATGGTTGACGTGGGTGATCGCCGTCCAACGAAACGCGAAGCAACAGCTAGGGGCTGCCTTCAAATGCAGCCAACCACGCTGGAACTGATCCGTTCCGGAAACACACCGAAAGGTGATCTCCTTGCTGTTGCGCGAGTCGCTGCCATACAGGCGGCAAAACGGACCTGGGAACTGATTCCCCTTTGCCACCAGTTACCACTCAGTGGAGTGGAAGTCACGATTGAACCGGATTCCTCACTACCGGGCCTCATCCTGTGCTGCCGGTGCAGCACAACAAACAGCACGGGTGTTGAGATGGAAGCGATGACATCAGTGTCCATTGGATTACTCACGCTTTACGACATGCTCAAGTCCATTGATCCAGGGATGACCTTGGGTCAGATCGCTCTCACCCATAAAGATGGAGGTCGCAACGGTGCCTGGTCCCGCTGA